From a single Oreochromis niloticus isolate F11D_XX linkage group LG4, O_niloticus_UMD_NMBU, whole genome shotgun sequence genomic region:
- the cyth1a gene encoding cytohesin-1a isoform X3, whose amino-acid sequence MEGENYVPDDLTPEEQQELENIRRRKQELLEDIQRLKNEIAEVTSEIENLGSTEERKNMQRNKQVAMGRKKFNMDPKKGIQFLIENDLLKNTSDDIAQFLYKGEGLNKTAIGDYLGERDDFNIKVLQAFVELHEFTDLNLVQALRQFLWSFRLPGEAQKIDRMMETFAQRYCHCNPGVFQSTDTCYILSFAIIMLNTSLHNPNVKDKPTVERFISMNRGINDGGDLPEDLLRNLYESIKNEPFKIPEDDGNDLTHTFFNPDREGWLLKLGGGRVKTWKRRWFILTDNCLYYFEYTTDKEPRGIIPLENLSIKEVEDKKPNCFELFIPDSKDQVIKACKTEADGRVVEGNHTFYRISAPTAEEKEEWMKSIKAAISRDPFYEMLAARKKKVSSMKRH is encoded by the exons cGGCTGAAGAATGAGATAGCAGAAGTTACTAGTGAAATTGAGAACCTGGGTTCCACTGAGGAGAG gaaaaatatgCAGAGGAATAAACAGGTGGCCATGGGCCGTAAGAAGTTTAACATGGACCCCAAAAAG GGGATCCAGTTCCTGATTGAGAATGACTTACTGAAGAATACCAGCGACGACATTGCTCAATTCCTCTACAAAGGAGAGGGCCTGAACAAAACAGCCATCGGAGATTATCTCGGAGAGAG AGATGATTTCAATATCAAAGTCCTCCAAGCTTTTGTGGAGCTTCATGAGTTCACAGACCTCAACCTGGTTCAGGCGTTAAG ACAGTTCCTATGGAGCTTTCGGCTGCCAGGAGAAGCCCAGAAGATCGACCGCATGATGGAAACCTTTGCTCAGCGCTACTGCCATTGCAACCCTGGTGTTTTCCAGTCTACAG aCACATGTTACATTCTGTCATTCGCCATCATCATGCTAAACACCAGCCTCCACAATCCAAATGTAAAGGACAAGCCGACCGTGGAACGGTTTATCTCCATGAACAGAGGCATAAATGATGGAGGTGACTTGCCTGAAGATCTGCTCAGG AATTTGTATGAGAGCATCAAGAACGAGCCTTTCAAAATACCAGAAGACGACGGCAATgacctcacacacactttcttcaACCCGGACAGAGAGGGCTGGCTGCTAAAACTGGG AGGGGGACGAGTTAAAACTTGGAAGAGGAGGTGGTTCATCCTCACAGACAACTGTCTGTACTACTTCGAGTACACCACA GACAAAGAGCCAAGAGGAATCATCCCACTGGAGAACCTGAGTATCAAGGAGGTGGAGGACAAGAAGCCT AACTGCTTTGAGCTTTTCATACCTGACAGCAAGGACCAGGTGATAAAGGCATGCAAGACTGAGGCTGACGGACGGGTCGTGGAGGGCAACCACACCTTCTACCGCATCTCAGCCCCCACAGCTGAGGAGAAAGAAGAGTGGATGAAAAGCATCAa AGCTGCCATCAGCAGGGACCCCTTTTACGAGATGCTGGCAGCCAGGAAGAAGAAGGTGTCATCCATGAAGAGGCACTAG
- the cyth1a gene encoding cytohesin-1a isoform X4: MQRNKQVAMGRKKFNMDPKKGIQFLIENDLLKNTSDDIAQFLYKGEGLNKTAIGDYLGERDDFNIKVLQAFVELHEFTDLNLVQALRQFLWSFRLPGEAQKIDRMMETFAQRYCHCNPGVFQSTDTCYILSFAIIMLNTSLHNPNVKDKPTVERFISMNRGINDGGDLPEDLLRNLYESIKNEPFKIPEDDGNDLTHTFFNPDREGWLLKLGGGRVKTWKRRWFILTDNCLYYFEYTTDKEPRGIIPLENLSIKEVEDKKPNCFELFIPDSKDQVIKACKTEADGRVVEGNHTFYRISAPTAEEKEEWMKSIKAAISRDPFYEMLAARKKKVSSMKRH; this comes from the exons atgCAGAGGAATAAACAGGTGGCCATGGGCCGTAAGAAGTTTAACATGGACCCCAAAAAG GGGATCCAGTTCCTGATTGAGAATGACTTACTGAAGAATACCAGCGACGACATTGCTCAATTCCTCTACAAAGGAGAGGGCCTGAACAAAACAGCCATCGGAGATTATCTCGGAGAGAG AGATGATTTCAATATCAAAGTCCTCCAAGCTTTTGTGGAGCTTCATGAGTTCACAGACCTCAACCTGGTTCAGGCGTTAAG ACAGTTCCTATGGAGCTTTCGGCTGCCAGGAGAAGCCCAGAAGATCGACCGCATGATGGAAACCTTTGCTCAGCGCTACTGCCATTGCAACCCTGGTGTTTTCCAGTCTACAG aCACATGTTACATTCTGTCATTCGCCATCATCATGCTAAACACCAGCCTCCACAATCCAAATGTAAAGGACAAGCCGACCGTGGAACGGTTTATCTCCATGAACAGAGGCATAAATGATGGAGGTGACTTGCCTGAAGATCTGCTCAGG AATTTGTATGAGAGCATCAAGAACGAGCCTTTCAAAATACCAGAAGACGACGGCAATgacctcacacacactttcttcaACCCGGACAGAGAGGGCTGGCTGCTAAAACTGGG AGGGGGACGAGTTAAAACTTGGAAGAGGAGGTGGTTCATCCTCACAGACAACTGTCTGTACTACTTCGAGTACACCACA GACAAAGAGCCAAGAGGAATCATCCCACTGGAGAACCTGAGTATCAAGGAGGTGGAGGACAAGAAGCCT AACTGCTTTGAGCTTTTCATACCTGACAGCAAGGACCAGGTGATAAAGGCATGCAAGACTGAGGCTGACGGACGGGTCGTGGAGGGCAACCACACCTTCTACCGCATCTCAGCCCCCACAGCTGAGGAGAAAGAAGAGTGGATGAAAAGCATCAa AGCTGCCATCAGCAGGGACCCCTTTTACGAGATGCTGGCAGCCAGGAAGAAGAAGGTGTCATCCATGAAGAGGCACTAG
- the socs3a gene encoding suppressor of cytokine signaling 3a isoform X1 has protein sequence MVTHSKFDSAMSSSPLDSKMRLSYHYKTFTSKTQYQMVLSTFQKLQESGFYWSTITGKEANAMLASEKVGTFLIRDSADHRHLFTLSVKTASGTKNLRIQYDSNSFYLQTDPKNVQSVPHFDCVLKLVHFYMAQNKGNIQSGNIYYIYCSGQKIPLELIRPLSCCMSTLQHLCRKTVNGHLNISSKRDQLPHNLKDFLQEYDAPI, from the coding sequence ATGGTAACTCACAGCAAGTTTGACTCCGCGATGAGTAGCAGCCCCTTGGACTCCAAAATGCGGCTGTCTTACCATTACAAAACTTTCACCTCGAAAACTCAGTATCAGATGGTCCTGTCCACTTTTCAAAAGCTCCAGGAGAGTGGCTTCTACTGGAGCACCATCACCGGCAAGGAGGCCAATGCCATGCTGGCGTCCGAGAAAGTGGGCACCTTTCTGATCCGTGACAGCGCTGACCACCGACACCTTTTCACCCTCAGTGTCAAGACAGCCTCGGGCACCAAGAACCTTCGCATCCAATATGACTCAAACTCTTTTTACCTGCAAACTGACCCTAAGAACGTTCAGTCTGTTCCCCACTTTGACTGCGTTCTCAAGCTGGTTCATTTCTACATGGCTCAGAATAAAGGGAACATTCAAAGTGGGAATATCTACTACATTTACTGCAGTGGGCAGAAGATCCCTCTGGAGCTCATCCGACCTCTCTCCTGCTGCATGTCCACTTTGCAGCACCTGTGCAGGAAAACCGTCAATGGACATTTGAACATTTCTTCCAAAAGAGACCAACTTCCTCATAATTTGAAGGACTTCCTCCAGGAGTATGACGCTCCTATCTAG
- the cyth1a gene encoding cytohesin-1a isoform X2: MVLKSEDGVVPDDLTPEEQQELENIRRRKQELLEDIQRLKNEIAEVTSEIENLGSTEERKNMQRNKQVAMGRKKFNMDPKKGIQFLIENDLLKNTSDDIAQFLYKGEGLNKTAIGDYLGERDDFNIKVLQAFVELHEFTDLNLVQALRQFLWSFRLPGEAQKIDRMMETFAQRYCHCNPGVFQSTDTCYILSFAIIMLNTSLHNPNVKDKPTVERFISMNRGINDGGDLPEDLLRNLYESIKNEPFKIPEDDGNDLTHTFFNPDREGWLLKLGGGRVKTWKRRWFILTDNCLYYFEYTTDKEPRGIIPLENLSIKEVEDKKPNCFELFIPDSKDQVIKACKTEADGRVVEGNHTFYRISAPTAEEKEEWMKSIKAAISRDPFYEMLAARKKKVSSMKRH, from the exons cGGCTGAAGAATGAGATAGCAGAAGTTACTAGTGAAATTGAGAACCTGGGTTCCACTGAGGAGAG gaaaaatatgCAGAGGAATAAACAGGTGGCCATGGGCCGTAAGAAGTTTAACATGGACCCCAAAAAG GGGATCCAGTTCCTGATTGAGAATGACTTACTGAAGAATACCAGCGACGACATTGCTCAATTCCTCTACAAAGGAGAGGGCCTGAACAAAACAGCCATCGGAGATTATCTCGGAGAGAG AGATGATTTCAATATCAAAGTCCTCCAAGCTTTTGTGGAGCTTCATGAGTTCACAGACCTCAACCTGGTTCAGGCGTTAAG ACAGTTCCTATGGAGCTTTCGGCTGCCAGGAGAAGCCCAGAAGATCGACCGCATGATGGAAACCTTTGCTCAGCGCTACTGCCATTGCAACCCTGGTGTTTTCCAGTCTACAG aCACATGTTACATTCTGTCATTCGCCATCATCATGCTAAACACCAGCCTCCACAATCCAAATGTAAAGGACAAGCCGACCGTGGAACGGTTTATCTCCATGAACAGAGGCATAAATGATGGAGGTGACTTGCCTGAAGATCTGCTCAGG AATTTGTATGAGAGCATCAAGAACGAGCCTTTCAAAATACCAGAAGACGACGGCAATgacctcacacacactttcttcaACCCGGACAGAGAGGGCTGGCTGCTAAAACTGGG AGGGGGACGAGTTAAAACTTGGAAGAGGAGGTGGTTCATCCTCACAGACAACTGTCTGTACTACTTCGAGTACACCACA GACAAAGAGCCAAGAGGAATCATCCCACTGGAGAACCTGAGTATCAAGGAGGTGGAGGACAAGAAGCCT AACTGCTTTGAGCTTTTCATACCTGACAGCAAGGACCAGGTGATAAAGGCATGCAAGACTGAGGCTGACGGACGGGTCGTGGAGGGCAACCACACCTTCTACCGCATCTCAGCCCCCACAGCTGAGGAGAAAGAAGAGTGGATGAAAAGCATCAa AGCTGCCATCAGCAGGGACCCCTTTTACGAGATGCTGGCAGCCAGGAAGAAGAAGGTGTCATCCATGAAGAGGCACTAG